GGTGACGGATGAGACGGCGGCGATGACGCCGCTGCGCGCCAATGAACCACTGCTGCGCGCGCCCAATGCGCTGACGGCCGCGGACTTCGAGGGCTGGGTGCAGGAGCGTGGCCTCTACTTCGCGTCGTCGTGGGACGCTCGCTATCAGCCCGTGTTCGCCATGCACGACGCCGGCGAGGCGCCGCTCCAGGGCGCGCTGCTGGTCGCTCGCCATGGCAAGGGCACCTTCATCTACACGGGCCTCGCCTTCTTCCGTCAGCTCCCCGCCGGGGTTCCCGGCGCCTACCGCCTGTTGGCCAACATCCTTTCTCAATGAACACCGCCCCCAACCTGACCCCTCCCGAGCCCGCCGACGCCGCCCCCGCGCGCCGGCCGGAACTCGATGACGCGCCGCCGCTGCTGGGCTCCTGGCGCAACATCTACATCCTGGTGCTGGGCACCTTCGTGCTGTTCGTCGCCGTGTTCTGGGGACTCACCGAGGCGTACGCGTGACGGGGCTCGACTGGCTGGTCCTGGGCGGGACGATTGCGTTCATCGTGGTGTGGGGCCTCTGGAAGTCCCGAGGAAAGGCCACCAGCGACGAGTACATGCGTGGGGGCCGTGAGCTGCGGTGGCCCACCATTGGCCTGGCCGTCATGGCCACGCAGGCAAGCGCCGTCACCTTCCTCTCCGTCCCCGGGCAGGCCTACGAGGACGGGATGCGCTTCGTGCAGTTCTACTTCGGCCTGCCGATCGCGATGGTCATCATCAGCGCGGTCTTCGTGCCCATCTACTACCGGCTGAACGTCATCACCGCGTACGAATACCTGGAGTCGCGATTCGACCTGAAGACGCGGCTCCTGGGCGCCTTCCTCTTCCTCATCCAGCGCGGGCTGGCCGCGGGCATCACCATCTACGCGCCGTCCATCATCCTCTCCACCATCCTCGGTTGGCCGCTGGAGCCCACGGTCATCGTCATGGGTGCGCTCGTCATCCTCTACACGGTGACGGGAGGCTCCAGGGCGGTGAGCCAGACGCAGAAGCAGCAGATGGTGGTGATGATGGGCGGCATGGTGGTGGCCGCCGCGGTCATCCTCTGGCGCCTGCCGGAGCACGTGTCGTTCGGCAAGGCGGTGGACGTCGCTGGCGCGTTCGGCCGGATGAACGTGGTGAGCTTCGACTTCGACATGCAGGACCGCTACAACTTCTGGTCCGGCATCACGGGAGGGCTGTTCCTGTCCCTGTCGTACTTCGGCACGGACCAGTCCCAGGTGGGCCGCTACCTGACGGGCCGCTCCATCTCCGAGAGCCGGCTGGGGCTGCTCTTCAACGGCGTGCTGAAGATCCCGATGCAGTTCTTCATCCTCTTCGTCGGGATTCTCGTCTTCGTCTTCTACCAGTTCAGCACGCCGCCGCTGCTCTTCAACGACGCGCTGCGCACCCGCGTGCAGGGCACGGCGCAGGCGGCCGAGTACGCCGAGCTGGAAGCGAGGTGGGAGCAGCTCCAGTCCGGCAAGCGCGCGGAGGTGGAGCGCTACCTGTCGGCCGTCGAGTCGGGCGACGTGGCGGCCGGCGAGGCGTCACGGGCGCTGCTCCAGGGCGCGCAGCAGCAGGCGAGCGCGGTCCGCAAGGAGGCCAAGGCCATGGTGGCGCGCGCGCTTCCGGGCGCGGAGACGAAGGACTCGGACTACATCTTCATCGCCTTCGTGAAGCGCTGGTTGCCCAGCGGGCTGTTCGGGTTGCTCATCGCCGTCATCCTGTCCGCGGCCATGAGCTCCATCGCCAGCGAGCTGGCGGCGTTGGGGACCACCACGACGGTGGACTTCTACCGGCGGGTGTTCAAGCCCGGCGCCTCGGACCGGCATGTGCTGGTGGCGTCCAAGCTGTTCACCGTGTTCTGGGGGTTGGTCGCGGTGGCCTTCGCGACCTTCGCTTCGCTGCTGGACAACCTCATCCAGGCCATCAACATCCTGGGCTCCATCTTCTACGGCACGGTGCTGGGCATCTTCCTGGTGGCCTTCTTCGTGAAGCGCGTGCGCGGCCATGCCGTGTTCGCGGCGGCCGTCATCTCCCAGGCGACGGTGATTGCCCTCTTCTTCCTCTCCGACGTGGGCTACCTCTGGTTCAACGTCATCGGCTGTGCGCTGGTGGTGGTGCTGGGCCTGGTGATGCAGGGCGTCCTGCCGCGCGGCGAGGCGCCGGCCCCGGCGACGGGGCATGAGGCCATGGGGTGACTCACCGGGAGACGTCATGAATCGGATGCGGGTGTTGGCGATTGCAGTTGCTGTCCTCCTTGCCGGAGCGGCAGTGGCCGTGGGGGTGCTTCGAGGTCGCTCAGTGGAAGAGCAATCCTTCGGAGCAGAGCCAGACGAGGACGACTTTGCCGCCGACCTGGAGGCGCGCCCGAAGTGCTGGGTGAAGGTGAAGTCCTCGGAGCCGGGAAAGTGCCCTGGCGGCGTGGGGCAGGTCCACAAGGGGCAGTGCTACCTGCCCAACTGGGCTGAGTGCGCGAAGTACTACTGAAGGGCCTGCCCATGTGAGGGAGCGCATCCTGTATGCTTATCAAGGCGCGACATCTCTGGATTTCGCGCCTTCCCCTCAAGGAGCCCCATGTCCTTCTTCCGTCAGTTGTTCGCCGCGACCCTCCTCGCCGCCTCCGTGGCCTCCGCGGAAGCCCCGAACGCGAGCTACGAAGCCTCCTCCAGCGAGGCCATGCTCGGCCCCCTCTGTCATGAGAGCCTTTGCGAGACGGACCAGGACTGCCGGAACGCCTGCTCCAGCGCACGCACCGCCACCTGCGTCCAGAACACCTGCGAGTTCACCTACACGGGCGGTGGCGGCGGTGGTGGCGGTCCGTTCTGCCACGAGCAGTTCTGCACCGAGAACTGGGATTGCAGCTGCAACGGCGTCGCGGGCTACTGCGGCTCGGACTGGACCTGCCACTTCTGACGCTCCAGGACGCGAAACGCGTCACGTCGCACGTGGCGGACCGAACCACCGGGTCAGGGCCTCACGCAGGCCCTGGTCCGTGCCCTGTCCAACCCATGCGACGTGTCCGTCCGGTCGAATCAGCACCGCGACGGGCGCCGTGACCGCGCCGAGCACCGGGAGCTCCCACGCCCCCGTGTAGCGAGCAGCGACCCTTCGAACCCGGTCCTCCCAGGGCGTGACGTCGAGCGTGCCGGGCTCGCCCAGGTCGAGCAGCACGGGCCGCGCGGCGTGCAGCAGGTGGAACACGCGCCGGGGGCCGTCGGCGGTGACCAGGTCCAGGTCCGGCATGCGGCGCCCGAGCAGCGGGTGTCCGTTGCCGAAGTCGTAGTGGACGTCCAGCCCGGACAACATCGCCGCGTACTGCTTGCGGGGTCCGTCCATCCGCAGCAACTCCGTCAGCGTCTCGCGCACGGCGTCCATCCGTGCGTCACCGCGGCTCAGCGCGGTCTGCGCCATGGTCTTGCGCAGCGCACGGGCCGCGACGGGGTGCCGCTCGGCCTGGTACGTGTCCAGCAGGCTCTCCGGCGAGACGCCGCGCACGACCTGGGCCAGCTTCCACCCCAGGTTCACGGCATCCTGCACGCCGAGGTTGAGCCCCTGTCCGCCCATGGGCGAGTGCACGTGGGCCGCGTCGCCGGCCAGGAGCACCCGCCGGTCCCGGTAGGACGCCGCCTGCCGCGTCATGTCGGTGAAGCGTGAGAGGTACGTGGCGCTGCGCAGGCCGTAGTCCGTCCCGTAGAGCGCGACGAGTCCCTCGCGCAGGCCCTCAAGGGTTGGCGCGTCGCCCGTGTTGACCTGCTCCTCTCTCAGCACGACGCCCACGCGTCCGTCTCCCTGCGGGCCCATGGCATAGGTGCCCTTCTCGTCCCGGCGGATGCCGAACTCCGGCGCTCCGGTCATCTCGACCTCGGCGATGAGGTAGCTGATGGACGCGTCCCACCCCGGGAACCCGATGCCCGCCTGCTTGCGGACGAGGCTGCGTCCCCCGTCGCACCCGACGAGGTACTTCGCCCGCAGCACACGGCCGTCGGACAGCTTGACGTCGACGCCGGTGTCGTCCTGCGCGAAGCCCGTCACCTCGCACCCACGGTAGAGGGGCACCGCCAGCTCGCCCACCCACTGCGCCAGGATGCCCTCGAAGCGCTCCTGCAAGAGCGCGAGCCCATGGTTGTGCCGCGTCGGGAAGTCGCTGAGGTCCAGGGGCGCCTGCCCGAACGCGACGTTCTGGACCGCTTGCCCTTGCGAGGTGAAGCGCTCGACGACCCCGCGCTGATCGAGCACCTCCAGGCTGCGCGCGTGCAGGCCGCGCGAGCGGGAGCCGGCGACCTCCTGACGGGTGCGCCGCTCGACGATGGCCACGTCCACCTGCGCCAACGCCAGCTCCGCCGCCAGCATCAGCCCGGTCGGGCCCCCTCCAGCAATCACCACTGCGTGCTGTTTTACCGTGTCCGTGTGCATCTCGGCCTCCCGTTCCTGGATCGAAACGGGCGATGGTGGAGCACGACCGGGGGGGCTTGCGGCAACACCCGGGGTCTGGCATTTGCTGGCTGTGGAAAGAGCGGGGAGGGTAGCCCTTTCTTCAGGAGGCTCAGCCGAGAGGGCTGTCTGCCTGGAAGAAACAGGCGATTTCGAGGAACCGGAACAGCGTGTTGTCGCTGGCCCGAACCCGCCCTTCGATGTCGCTGGCCAGCGACATCTCCTCTTGTCTGGTCTGGCGGGGGACGCCCAACACCAGGCGCCTCGGAAGCCGCCAGACCAGTGCCCCGGAGCGATCCGGTTTGCCATTGCCGGTGTAAGGGTAGCCATCGGCGGGCACCGCGTCAGCGGGTTCGAGCGGTGACGCCTATGCCTTTGATGCCTCCCCTTCACGTTTCAGCAGGGGCCGTTTCGCTGCCCAGGTCAGCAATTCGTCGAGGGCCGGGCACAGGGACTGGCCCCAGTCAGTCAGGTGGTACTCGACCTTCGGGGGGACCTGGGCGTGCACGATGCGCGCGACGATGCCGTCTTGCTCCAGCTGCCGGAGCTGCTGGATGAGCATCTTCTGCGAGATGGCGGGAATGGCGCGCTCAAGGTCGGAGAGGCGCAGCTTCTTCCCGCCGAAGAGAGGCCTCCGTGCACCTCGCCGAGCGCCTGGCGAAGCAGGCAGGCACCGACTACGAGGGTGGCAAGCAGATCATCATGCAGTCGCTGGGGGGCATTCCTGTCGGGCGTCCGGTGAAACCTCGCGAGGTGGCCGACCTCATCGCCTTCGTCGCTTCTCCGCGCGCGGGCTCGGTGACGGGGACGGAGTTCGTCATCGATGGTGGGACGGTCCCGACGGCATGAAGCTGATCCGTTGTCAGACGAGGAAGTTGCTCCGGTAGTCGCCCGGCGTCAGCCCTGTCTTTCGCTTGAACAAGCGAGAGAACGAGGCCTGGTCCAGATATCCCGAGCGCAGACACACCTCGGACACGGACAGGTGGGTGTCCTCGAGAAGCGACCGCGCCGCCTGGAGTTTCAGCCCCTGTATCCACTGTCCGGGGCTGGTGCCAATCTCCACGACGAAGCGTCTGGAGAGGGTTCGCTCGCTCAGGTGCAGCTTGTTCGCCAGGAACCCCGGCGTGAGAAGCGACAGGTCGCGTGGGATGTGTCGCAGGGCCTCCTTCACGAAGGGGTGGCTGCGATGGTCATCAGGCAGCTCGAAGGGGGTCTGCACCTTCCGGCGCGCGGGCAAGGCCATCAGCCTGCGCACCTGTCGCTCCTGCGCAGCGAAGCCCAGGTCAATCAAGAGCGTCGACATCAGGTCCACCACGGCGAACGAGGCTCCCGCCGTGTAGAGGGAGCCCTGGCGCACGACCAGGCGGGACGTGTCCCACTTCACAGCCGGAAAGCGCTGCTCGACCTCGTTCTTCAGCCACCAGCCGACAGTGGCCCTCCTCGCGTCGAGCAGGCCGTGCATGGCCAGGAAGAAGGGGGCCGCGCACGGAGCCGCGATGGTCGCACCCTGGCGCAGTGCCAGTTCGACCAGTCTCTGCACGCGCCGTCCCTCCTCCAGCAGAAGGGAGACCGACTCCTCGGGGGTCGGGTGTGGGGCCGACAGGAGCACCAGCAGGTCCATCTTCCTCGAGGGCCTGGTGCGTGCGGGAAAGGTGATGCCGAGCCTCGACACGGCGGGGACGTGCGATGACACGAACTCCGTCGTGAACCGCGGTCCGTTGTCCACGGTGTTGGCCAGGGAGAGCATCTCGGCGGCCGTGGATGCCAGCGTGGCGTAGAAGAAGCGCGGCAGGTGGATGACGACGTGCATTTGGCGAGAATGGCAAAAACCTTGTCGTTCCAGACAATTTTCCCGAGGCCTGAAGTCCGGCAGGTTGCGCCCATCCCGAACCCTGGAGATGCGCAACGCATGGCCCTCCCCGAACGACATCCGCAGGTGCTGCGTCAACTTGAGACGCGAAAGTCGGTCACCCACTTCCAACCCGGTCGCCCGATGCCGCTCGAGGACGTCCGAGCCCTGGCGTACTACGCATCGCAGGCTCCCTCCTCATCGAACCTGCAGCACTGGCGCTTCCTGGCGTTGGTGGACCCCGACCAGAAGAACCTGCTGCGCGGGTACGCTTTGGGGCAGCGGAAGGTCAGTGATTGTTCGGCGGTGTTCGTCGTGCTGGCGGACTTGCGAGCGGTGGACGAGATGGCTCGGCTGACCGATGCGGCGATTCGCGCCAACATCTTCGGCGAGGACATGCGTGAGACGTGGAACCGCCTGGCCGATAACTACAGGGACGAACAGGTCAACCGGGACGAGGCGCTGCGGTCCGCGGCGCTTGCGTCGATGAACCTGATGACCGCGGCACATGCCCTGGGCTACGTCTCCGGCCCTGTCGGAGGCTTCAATGCCGACGGTGTGAGCAAGGCCTTTGGCATCCCGAGCCACCATCTCGTTTCGCTCATCATCTGTGTCGGTCACGAAGGCGAGGGCAACTGGACGAAGAAGCCGCGCAAGCCCGTGGATGAAATCCTGTTCATCGACCGGATGCGGCCCGGGAGCCAGGCCTCCCTGCCTTCACGGTCAGAGCAATCCCTGGGCCTTCAACGTATCGATGGCGGCGGCCAACGCGGGATGGGGTGACACCCATGCACCCGGGGAGCGCACCGCGCCCTCCTTCCAGGGGCCTCCCATGTCGATGCCATCCCGGACGTGCGACACGGTCTGGGGGCCCTGCACCAGCGTGCGCCTCACGGTCTCCTGGGTGGCCGCGCTCACCGGGAACTGTCCCCTGTAGAGCCGTGCCAGGAGGAACTGGGACATGGGCGTGGGGGCACAGCAAGCTTCCCGCCAGCATCCATCTCCTCAGGAGCGCGGTCGGGGGCCGCAGGTGTGCTCGGAAGGACACGGTCCGAAGGTTTCAGCTCCGGGCCCGGCCACCGTCGCCCGCTCGATGGGGCGGGATCGCGCTTGCGATGAACTCGACGAGGTGATCGGCGTGCCGGCCGAGTGATGGTGGGTTGCCGAGCCATGCCAGCGCCGCGATCAGCGCGAACAACTCCGTGCCGTCGATGTCGCTTCGCGCCTTCCCCGCGGCTTGAGCGCGGGAAAGGCCCTGCCGGGTTGGGGCAGGGCGCCGCCAGGCTCCGAGGTCAGGACCGCGCCGTTGACCGCCTTCGTGATGTCCGAGGGCACCTGGCCACCTTGTCATAGGCGGAATGCATGTCGGTCCCCGCGATGGCAACGACAGAGGAGGACGGGTCAGGGCTCGCCGCGACATCCATCACATTGTCCGCGTAGCTCGTCGCGCTCTCCTGGGTCTCGAAGACCGCCGGCCCCACGCCAGCGACCATTGTCCCCCCATGGCCTTCTGGACGTCCGGCAGGGCCAGGAAGGAGCTCAGCTGGGTTTGCAGGGCCTTGGTCATCGTCCGGGTATCGCATTGCATGTCACCCATCCGGTTGGATTCCTGGGTGGGGAGAAAGGCTTTCTGACAGGGATTGAGAGCAAAGGTGGGGGCGGACATGGGCTTCCTCCGGTTCGTTGTGGAAACGACTCTGTGAATAGGGGGCGCGTCCCGGTGTGTGCCTGTTCATGCAGTCGCAGCAGGTTGTCTGATTGCGCCCAACCTGGAGTCTCGACAATTCGGTGCGGTACAGTGGTTGTGTTTCCGCCAGGGGGCAGCACCGCGGAGCCATTGACTCGAGTGAAGCACGCGAATGTCAGGGGGATGTTGCTTCATGTCAGGCGTGAAGGCGCAAACCACTCGAGAAGCGGTGCATGCCCGGTCCACGTCGTCCGTGGGCCCTCGCTTCGATGCGCGGCAGGACCTGGAGGCCGAGCGGGCGAAGGTGCGGGACATCCTCGACACCGGGCAGACCCTGGCGCCCGCCACGCGCCACTCGATGGAGTCCGCCTTCGGCACGGGCTTTGGCGACGTGCGCGTGCACACCTCGCCCGAGGCGGGGGGCGCGGCGCGGGCGCTCGGGGCACGGGCCTTCACGGTGGGGACGGACATCGTCTTCGGAGCGGGGAACTACCGCCCCGGTGTCCCCTCGGGAGAGCGCCTCATCGCGCATGAATTGGCGCATGTGGTGCAGCAGCGCTCGGCGGGCGTGAGCGGGCTGGCGGCCTTTCCAGAATCCGTGTCCACGCCCTCGCACCCAGCCGAGGTGGAGGCGGAGCGGGCCGCCTCGCTCGCGGTGAACGGCCTGCCGGTTCCCCGGCTCACGCCTGGCGCCGGCGCGGTGATGCGCGACGTGAGCATGAACCTGGACGCCGGGCCGGAAGCGGACGTCGTGCCCGTGCGGCCCACGGCGCGCACGAACCGGCAGATGGTGGTGGAGGGGCGGGAGGCCGTCGCCAATGCGCTGGATCCGAAGCAGCGCCATCTCGTTGCGGACCTGACGCACCTCATCGTCTCCGGACAGGACGTCCTCTGGTTCGATGCGAACGGGAAGCGCAAGGGCACGTTCGCCATGCGACCGGACGCGGTCATCTGGGCGACGGGGTACTACCTGGCCATGGAGTCGGAGCTGGTGCGCCTGGTCGAGCAGAAGAACGAGCGTTGGTGGGCGCCATGGTCCTTCGAGAATGCCAAGACGGGCCTCCTGCTCAACTGGCTCCAACCGGCGGAGGCGAAGCGCTTCCAGGCGGAGGTCGCCCCGGTGGGGTCGCTGGTGGCGCTGGTGGGCATTCCCGAGACGAAGCCCGCGGACGATTCCAGCGCCGGGGATGCCGCGAACGCCGAGCGGCTCGTCGCGAAGGTGCGCGAGCGCATTGCCCGGAGCGTCGCCGCGAAGGAGGGGGACGGGGGGACTTCCACTCCTGGCGGAGAGGGAAAGGGCGTTCCGGATCGGTTGGTGGTGTGGTCCGACGAGCGTGGCCCCTTCGTCAACGTCTGGGCGGACGGGGTCTGCAAGGTCCTGCCCCTGTCGGACGGCGAGACGGAGGAGGCGCTCCAGTCGCGCGTGGAAGAGGCCACCGAGGAGCTGCGCGAGTCCCGCGACGCGGCCAACAGCACGAAGGTCGCGAAGGGGGCGAAGCAGACGGGATTCACGGGCAAGGACGGCCAGTTCGTGGGGGGCGCATTGCCCGCGGACGTGCCCAGGCTGGCGGGCGCCCGGAATGTCGCCAACACGCTGCCGTACCCCGCGAAGATCGCCAACTACGGCCCGGAGATCACCGTCACCGGCTCGAGCAGCCGCTTCGAGATGATGCTGGATTACACGTCCGCGGGCTCGACGACCCTGGACCAGGTGGGCGCGCGGATGCAGCCCATCACGTACTTCTGGGACATCTTCGACGTCACGGACATGCAGCCCGAGAGCCGGGGCGACATGCGCAACGCGGCCCTGAGCTCCGCCAACCAGCTCTCGCGCACGGATGCCATCGCTCGCGACTTCGGGCGGAAGATGGACGACATCGCGGAGGACACGGCGGCGGACGTGGACGACGCCACGTCCGGTTCGGCGCTGTCCGTGGTGGCCACCTGGCCCGCGCGCTCCGCGTGGTTGGGGGTGGTGGGGCTGAGCAACGTGGTGCGCTTCGGGAAGGCGAGCATCAGCAGCTACATCGACCTGGTCACCACGCCTCGGAGCGAGCAGGGCGTGGGGTGGGACCACGAGGGCGAGTTCCTCATCCGCTGCGTCGCTTCGCCCCAGTTCGACGACGACTCGCCCGTCCGTCGCGCCTCCAGCGTGGCCGCGGTCGTCGTCAAGGTGATGGACGTGAACCAGCGCGCGACGCAGGTGAACGACCAGAACCTCGCGAAGCTCAGGCGACTGGAGGCGCTGCGCGACCAGGCCACGGGGGAGGAGCGTGACGGGCTCGACGCCCAGATCGCGGCCCTGCGAAGGGTGGAGACCGCCAGCGTGGCGGAGCTGGGCGGCGATGCGCGCACGGCGATCGAGGAGCGCATCGCGGTGGCGAACCAGCTCGCCGCGGATCGCAAGGGGAGCGTCGCCAGGGACTCGCGGACACCGGCGTCGCGATTGCTGGATGCGCAGCTCGAGCTGCAGGGCATCCCGCTGGAGGAGTACCAGCAGCAGCTCGCCCAGCAGAAGGAGCAGGTGGGCCAGCGGCTCCAGCTCATCGGCAAGGTGGGCGCGCGCATCCCGGGGGCCAACTTCCGGCCGGCCGTGACGCTGGTCTCCGAGGAGAACGGTCAGGTCCACGAGCTCGTCATGATGCTGGGCGAGGCGGCGGGCTCGCGCGAGGGAGCGCGTCACTACCTGCTGGCGGACGTCACGGCGCCCTCTCCGAAGGACCGCTACGTCTTCGAGGGGCGCAGCAGTCAGGCGGGGACGAAGGGCCATGCGGAGGCGGTGCGCAAGGCGTTCGTCGACTTCCGGGAGAACAACGGCTACGGGCGTGGCACGCTGGCCCTCCGGTTGCCGAAGGCGCTGGAGGACGCGGCGGGCGGCCCCTTGGGGCTGGAGCCTCGCATGCGCAGCGCCCCGGGCACGCGCGGCCGGGTGATGCAGCGCCTGACGGACCTGGCCACCGTGGCGGAGATCGCGGGCCTGTTCCTCACCGGCCCCGCGGGCCTGGCGGTCGGACTGGCCGGTGGCCTGGCGGGGGCGGTCGTCGCGGTGGACAGCCTGTCCCGGCGGCACTCGGCGGGCGCGCTCCAGTGGGACTTCCAGACCATCATGGACGTCTCGGCCATCGTCGGCGGAGTGGCGGCGGTGGCAGCTCCCGCGCTGTCGGCACTGCGCAACGCGCCCCGCTGGGCCAAGCGCGTGGAGCGGCTGCAGGGAATCCTCCACATCTACGGCGTCACCCAGCTCGGCTCGACGGTCATCGTCATTCCGTACCAGCTCGAGATGGAGCTGGCGGAGCTGGAGAAGTTGCAGGGGCAGCTCAGTCCGGGTCAGCTGGCGGCGCGGCGGGCGGAGGCCATCCTCGGCGCGGTCCGTTCGGGGTTGATGACGGCGGGCTCGGCGGTGCAGATGCTCCACCCGCCCGACGCGGGCGGCTCGCCTCATGCCGCGGACTCCGAGGACGGCCTCGCCACGCGACCGGCGGAGGGGGAGCCTCGGGTCTCCACGCCGGACGAGGTCATGGAGCCGGTGTCACGTGAGGCACATGAGGCCCGTGCGCCCGGCGACGAGGGGCCGCTGCCCGTGGATGCCGCGGGGCCGACGGCGCGTCCGCCCGCGAAGAGCGAACGCGTCACGGCGCTGGAGCTCGAGCTGGGCGATCTCCAGGGCAAGGTGGCCGTGGTGGAGGTGGGTCCCCCGGAGTTGAAGGGGCGCTCCACGCGGGTGCGCTACCGGAAGGGCCGGGTCCAGATCGAAGTGGGACCCGAGGCGGGGCCTCACCAGATCCGCACGCACGTGGAGACGGCGCGGCTCCTGCGCCGCTACGAGGGGCCCATCGGCCACATCCGTCGGCTGCTGAGCCGGCTCGTCCAGGCCGTCACGCGCATCGCCGGCGACGTCATCCCCGCCTAC
This DNA window, taken from Corallococcus coralloides DSM 2259, encodes the following:
- a CDS encoding sodium:solute symporter is translated as MTGLDWLVLGGTIAFIVVWGLWKSRGKATSDEYMRGGRELRWPTIGLAVMATQASAVTFLSVPGQAYEDGMRFVQFYFGLPIAMVIISAVFVPIYYRLNVITAYEYLESRFDLKTRLLGAFLFLIQRGLAAGITIYAPSIILSTILGWPLEPTVIVMGALVILYTVTGGSRAVSQTQKQQMVVMMGGMVVAAAVILWRLPEHVSFGKAVDVAGAFGRMNVVSFDFDMQDRYNFWSGITGGLFLSLSYFGTDQSQVGRYLTGRSISESRLGLLFNGVLKIPMQFFILFVGILVFVFYQFSTPPLLFNDALRTRVQGTAQAAEYAELEARWEQLQSGKRAEVERYLSAVESGDVAAGEASRALLQGAQQQASAVRKEAKAMVARALPGAETKDSDYIFIAFVKRWLPSGLFGLLIAVILSAAMSSIASELAALGTTTTVDFYRRVFKPGASDRHVLVASKLFTVFWGLVAVAFATFASLLDNLIQAINILGSIFYGTVLGIFLVAFFVKRVRGHAVFAAAVISQATVIALFFLSDVGYLWFNVIGCALVVVLGLVMQGVLPRGEAPAPATGHEAMG
- a CDS encoding winged helix-turn-helix transcriptional regulator, producing MPASPGARRGARRPLFGGKKLRLSDLERAIPAISQKMLIQQLRQLEQDGIVARIVHAQVPPKVEYHLTDWGQSLCPALDELLTWAAKRPLLKREGEASKA
- a CDS encoding SDR family oxidoreductase codes for the protein MHLAERLAKQAGTDYEGGKQIIMQSLGGIPVGRPVKPREVADLIAFVASPRAGSVTGTEFVIDGGTVPTA
- a CDS encoding FAD-dependent monooxygenase — its product is MHTDTVKQHAVVIAGGGPTGLMLAAELALAQVDVAIVERRTRQEVAGSRSRGLHARSLEVLDQRGVVERFTSQGQAVQNVAFGQAPLDLSDFPTRHNHGLALLQERFEGILAQWVGELAVPLYRGCEVTGFAQDDTGVDVKLSDGRVLRAKYLVGCDGGRSLVRKQAGIGFPGWDASISYLIAEVEMTGAPEFGIRRDEKGTYAMGPQGDGRVGVVLREEQVNTGDAPTLEGLREGLVALYGTDYGLRSATYLSRFTDMTRQAASYRDRRVLLAGDAAHVHSPMGGQGLNLGVQDAVNLGWKLAQVVRGVSPESLLDTYQAERHPVAARALRKTMAQTALSRGDARMDAVRETLTELLRMDGPRKQYAAMLSGLDVHYDFGNGHPLLGRRMPDLDLVTADGPRRVFHLLHAARPVLLDLGEPGTLDVTPWEDRVRRVAARYTGAWELPVLGAVTAPVAVLIRPDGHVAWVGQGTDQGLREALTRWFGPPRAT
- a CDS encoding nitroreductase family protein; translation: MDDDVHLARMAKTLSFQTIFPRPEVRQVAPIPNPGDAQRMALPERHPQVLRQLETRKSVTHFQPGRPMPLEDVRALAYYASQAPSSSNLQHWRFLALVDPDQKNLLRGYALGQRKVSDCSAVFVVLADLRAVDEMARLTDAAIRANIFGEDMRETWNRLADNYRDEQVNRDEALRSAALASMNLMTAAHALGYVSGPVGGFNADGVSKAFGIPSHHLVSLIICVGHEGEGNWTKKPRKPVDEILFIDRMRPGSQASLPSRSEQSLGLQRIDGGGQRGMG
- a CDS encoding DUF4157 domain-containing protein, which produces MSGVKAQTTREAVHARSTSSVGPRFDARQDLEAERAKVRDILDTGQTLAPATRHSMESAFGTGFGDVRVHTSPEAGGAARALGARAFTVGTDIVFGAGNYRPGVPSGERLIAHELAHVVQQRSAGVSGLAAFPESVSTPSHPAEVEAERAASLAVNGLPVPRLTPGAGAVMRDVSMNLDAGPEADVVPVRPTARTNRQMVVEGREAVANALDPKQRHLVADLTHLIVSGQDVLWFDANGKRKGTFAMRPDAVIWATGYYLAMESELVRLVEQKNERWWAPWSFENAKTGLLLNWLQPAEAKRFQAEVAPVGSLVALVGIPETKPADDSSAGDAANAERLVAKVRERIARSVAAKEGDGGTSTPGGEGKGVPDRLVVWSDERGPFVNVWADGVCKVLPLSDGETEEALQSRVEEATEELRESRDAANSTKVAKGAKQTGFTGKDGQFVGGALPADVPRLAGARNVANTLPYPAKIANYGPEITVTGSSSRFEMMLDYTSAGSTTLDQVGARMQPITYFWDIFDVTDMQPESRGDMRNAALSSANQLSRTDAIARDFGRKMDDIAEDTAADVDDATSGSALSVVATWPARSAWLGVVGLSNVVRFGKASISSYIDLVTTPRSEQGVGWDHEGEFLIRCVASPQFDDDSPVRRASSVAAVVVKVMDVNQRATQVNDQNLAKLRRLEALRDQATGEERDGLDAQIAALRRVETASVAELGGDARTAIEERIAVANQLAADRKGSVARDSRTPASRLLDAQLELQGIPLEEYQQQLAQQKEQVGQRLQLIGKVGARIPGANFRPAVTLVSEENGQVHELVMMLGEAAGSREGARHYLLADVTAPSPKDRYVFEGRSSQAGTKGHAEAVRKAFVDFRENNGYGRGTLALRLPKALEDAAGGPLGLEPRMRSAPGTRGRVMQRLTDLATVAEIAGLFLTGPAGLAVGLAGGLAGAVVAVDSLSRRHSAGALQWDFQTIMDVSAIVGGVAAVAAPALSALRNAPRWAKRVERLQGILHIYGVTQLGSTVIVIPYQLEMELAELEKLQGQLSPGQLAARRAEAILGAVRSGLMTAGSAVQMLHPPDAGGSPHAADSEDGLATRPAEGEPRVSTPDEVMEPVSREAHEARAPGDEGPLPVDAAGPTARPPAKSERVTALELELGDLQGKVAVVEVGPPELKGRSTRVRYRKGRVQIEVGPEAGPHQIRTHVETARLLRRYEGPIGHIRRLLSRLVQAVTRIAGDVIPAYGTLGFESRLEVRKLNRIISELESLHAGIDERIQKVGDKEGSALAREKESVQRDIAELELQLEHYERLVDSLEAGRGYVAAEYDAATKTTLSTVKGDLATLRTALEKDGKLSIVTKIIDQAALLQQQGRMTGVEAWVQNAVERDKTPRLLEQRLSELSGAVKQALLSPADLVALVSPPSGSTAPFTTSVTAGGGRARRQIGEREKAARQWFSEDQVAAFDLWADLQVSRGINLEKALDTSGGKGLKEPAVRGQVDSMADSMTMTEQAHRHVANLVGDPLRPDLPYVRTEKDVRIISGTKQAEMRDFEIEQASELHQRSKEAVVLFASDAAGNSFPGIDGTIGSPPRAIQLKYLPTSADASAARSTAMGALERARNAGFNDVEVYIKSDGKEMKDVQAGWGGPLSADGGPRTVGDVFENQIIKLIEIQCSNGVLRVELVNGTYVFKTTHVF
- a CDS encoding GlxA family transcriptional regulator, which codes for MHVVIHLPRFFYATLASTAAEMLSLANTVDNGPRFTTEFVSSHVPAVSRLGITFPARTRPSRKMDLLVLLSAPHPTPEESVSLLLEEGRRVQRLVELALRQGATIAAPCAAPFFLAMHGLLDARRATVGWWLKNEVEQRFPAVKWDTSRLVVRQGSLYTAGASFAVVDLMSTLLIDLGFAAQERQVRRLMALPARRKVQTPFELPDDHRSHPFVKEALRHIPRDLSLLTPGFLANKLHLSERTLSRRFVVEIGTSPGQWIQGLKLQAARSLLEDTHLSVSEVCLRSGYLDQASFSRLFKRKTGLTPGDYRSNFLV